A stretch of Mucilaginibacter terrae DNA encodes these proteins:
- a CDS encoding class I SAM-dependent methyltransferase — protein MSLLDDLYSASTDPASLDAFIDFNYQELYDYFTWRTDEELSGHIVPIKNYITRKRNVLLKLPTSANNLSFLALLLEVSERLSLEGAFSYLFNFLHINQYEVGARIKASHRFLLDTDTAETYGSRFEEIYNSLESAINSELDNADKVLTTIVNYYVKAIADFGKNYIQLAQSINKKISIKIREDETSFLNRPLIWDMLQTELTDFEAAEIHIRQLLDDFLQRGTELTERIDGYLIEEDTSYTRELESVNSTFSQIRGISVQHYADVPREVFDSLHRGVQIITNESQLYVYMYSYGQMHYRKLYDSFRNLYKETFAFNLNIIDWGCGQGMATMVLLEYLAEKEINLKNAKVLLIEPSAVALRRASLHVKKFQSSLNISTINKNLDELTTKDFKDLSTTRHLHLFSNILDIDFFSLNRLVVLIKSRFKGSNHFVIVSPYVNDTKKNRLDTFVDSFSSNTEFEVISSKENKSGTWEKTWTRIERVFTTEIP, from the coding sequence ATGTCTCTCCTAGACGATCTTTATAGTGCATCTACGGATCCCGCTTCTTTGGATGCATTTATTGACTTTAACTATCAAGAGCTGTATGATTACTTTACTTGGCGAACAGATGAGGAACTAAGTGGACATATAGTGCCTATAAAAAATTACATCACAAGAAAAAGAAACGTTTTATTAAAACTGCCCACCTCGGCCAATAATTTATCCTTTTTAGCCTTGTTATTGGAAGTTTCAGAACGTCTTAGCTTAGAGGGAGCTTTTTCATACTTATTTAATTTTCTTCATATAAATCAGTATGAGGTTGGTGCTAGAATAAAAGCTTCCCATCGCTTTTTATTAGACACAGATACAGCTGAGACATATGGTAGTCGTTTTGAGGAGATTTATAATTCGTTAGAATCCGCAATAAATTCAGAGCTGGATAATGCTGACAAAGTATTAACTACCATTGTAAACTATTATGTAAAAGCTATTGCTGATTTTGGTAAAAACTATATTCAACTCGCACAATCTATTAATAAGAAAATATCAATAAAAATACGTGAAGATGAAACCTCCTTTTTAAATCGTCCACTAATTTGGGATATGTTACAAACCGAATTAACAGATTTTGAAGCAGCTGAAATACATATAAGACAACTCCTAGACGATTTTTTACAACGAGGCACTGAGCTGACTGAAAGGATTGATGGCTATTTGATCGAAGAAGATACCTCTTATACCCGTGAATTAGAAAGTGTAAATTCAACATTTAGTCAAATCCGTGGAATATCTGTTCAGCATTATGCAGATGTACCAAGGGAGGTCTTTGATTCGTTGCATAGGGGTGTTCAGATAATTACGAATGAATCCCAGCTTTACGTTTACATGTATAGTTATGGACAGATGCATTATCGAAAACTTTATGATAGTTTCCGTAATTTATATAAAGAGACATTTGCTTTTAATCTTAATATTATTGATTGGGGATGCGGTCAGGGAATGGCTACTATGGTTTTGTTAGAATATCTTGCTGAAAAAGAAATTAATTTAAAAAATGCTAAGGTGCTTCTAATAGAACCTTCAGCCGTTGCTTTAAGAAGGGCATCCTTGCATGTCAAAAAGTTTCAATCCAGTCTTAATATTTCAACTATCAACAAAAACTTAGATGAATTGACTACTAAGGATTTTAAAGATCTAAGCACAACGCGGCATCTCCATTTATTTTCTAATATTCTCGATATAGATTTTTTTTCGTTGAATCGATTGGTTGTGCTAATTAAGAGTCGATTTAAAGGTAGCAATCATTTTGTAATTGTGAGTCCCTATGTAAATGACACTAAAAAGAATCGCTTAGACACATTTGTTGATAGCT